A window of the Streptomyces sp. Ag109_O5-10 genome harbors these coding sequences:
- a CDS encoding SCO2322 family protein, with protein sequence MTAVRRAGLLLLAALTLYATAAGPAAATGYRYWSFWERNGARWTYATQGPSTARPGDGSVEGFRFAVSEDSADASQPRGTAGFGTICADTPAVGGRKRVALVVDFGTPADAAAGEKPPARRTACAVVPEDATAADALATAAKPLRYDTNALLCAIAGYPARGCGEKVTAGAGAGAAGGTSDGGPSVGLAAGVGVVVVVAAGALWQARRRKNA encoded by the coding sequence GTGACCGCGGTCCGCCGTGCGGGGCTGCTGCTCCTGGCCGCGCTGACGCTGTACGCGACGGCCGCGGGGCCGGCGGCGGCCACCGGCTACCGCTACTGGTCCTTCTGGGAGCGGAACGGCGCGCGCTGGACGTACGCCACGCAGGGCCCCTCGACCGCGCGGCCCGGCGACGGTTCGGTCGAGGGCTTCCGCTTCGCGGTGAGCGAGGACTCGGCGGACGCGTCGCAGCCGCGCGGCACGGCCGGCTTCGGCACGATCTGCGCGGACACGCCAGCCGTCGGGGGCCGGAAACGGGTGGCGCTGGTCGTCGACTTCGGCACGCCCGCGGACGCGGCCGCCGGAGAGAAGCCGCCCGCGCGGCGGACCGCCTGCGCGGTGGTCCCCGAGGACGCGACGGCGGCGGACGCCCTGGCGACGGCGGCGAAGCCGCTGCGGTACGACACGAACGCGTTGTTGTGTGCGATCGCGGGGTATCCGGCGCGGGGGTGCGGCGAGAAGGTGACGGCGGGGGCAGGGGCGGGGGCGGCCGGGGGCACGTCGGACGGCGGACCGTCTGTCGGCCTGGCGGCCGGCGTGGGAGTGGTCGTCGTGGTGGCCGCGGGTGCCCTCTGGCAGGCACGGCGGCGGAAGAATGCGTGA
- a CDS encoding prenyltransferase/squalene oxidase repeat-containing protein translates to MTVLRRTAGALAATAVIGAAMPATTALAAGTTSPSPSASTVRPSGLYGGADPRFDGVWRQSLALLAQRAVGVTPAAKAVDWLAGQQCANGAFAAFRAEPTAACDAKVTVDTNSTAAAVQALKAAGGHDAAATRAVTWLKSVQNKDGGWGYTPGSPSDTNSTGVVVGALAAAGASADRSPYDLLAKWSLPCGQDGGGALAYQPDKQGKLAANADATAAGVLGALGKGFVTTAGKARATGPACAGSGRTPTREEVARNGAAYLADAMSKSGHLVSALAGAKPQPDYGNTADAVVALAAQGWTGQAKKPYAWLEAHAAPWAEQSGPAAYAELILAAHAMGADPRDFGGTNLVTALNATGPAPRAAAAQHAESKNEGKKSGNSVWWIVGTGLVAGIGIGFLFSGRRKQRQL, encoded by the coding sequence ATGACCGTCCTCCGCCGCACCGCCGGGGCGCTGGCCGCCACCGCCGTCATCGGTGCCGCCATGCCCGCGACGACCGCGCTGGCCGCCGGCACCACGTCCCCGTCGCCGTCCGCGTCGACGGTGCGCCCGTCGGGGCTGTACGGCGGTGCGGACCCCAGGTTCGACGGCGTCTGGCGCCAGTCCCTCGCCCTGCTGGCCCAGCGCGCGGTGGGGGTGACCCCGGCCGCGAAGGCGGTGGACTGGCTGGCCGGGCAGCAGTGCGCGAACGGCGCGTTCGCCGCGTTCCGCGCCGAGCCGACGGCGGCCTGCGACGCCAAGGTGACGGTCGACACGAACAGCACCGCCGCCGCCGTACAGGCGCTGAAGGCGGCCGGCGGGCACGACGCCGCCGCCACCAGGGCGGTGACCTGGCTGAAGTCGGTGCAGAACAAGGACGGCGGCTGGGGCTACACCCCGGGCTCGCCCAGCGACACCAACTCCACCGGCGTGGTCGTCGGCGCGCTCGCGGCGGCCGGCGCGAGCGCGGACAGGTCGCCGTACGACCTCCTCGCCAAGTGGTCCCTCCCCTGCGGCCAGGACGGCGGCGGCGCCCTCGCCTACCAGCCGGACAAGCAGGGGAAGCTGGCCGCCAACGCGGACGCGACCGCGGCCGGGGTGCTCGGGGCCCTCGGCAAGGGGTTCGTGACGACGGCCGGCAAGGCCCGGGCGACGGGTCCCGCCTGTGCCGGCTCCGGCAGGACGCCCACGCGGGAGGAGGTGGCCCGCAACGGCGCCGCGTACCTGGCGGACGCCATGTCGAAGAGCGGCCACCTCGTCTCCGCGCTCGCCGGTGCCAAGCCCCAGCCGGACTACGGCAACACCGCCGACGCGGTCGTCGCCCTGGCCGCGCAGGGCTGGACGGGGCAGGCGAAGAAGCCGTACGCCTGGCTGGAGGCGCACGCCGCGCCGTGGGCGGAGCAGAGCGGGCCCGCGGCCTACGCCGAACTGATCCTCGCCGCGCACGCGATGGGCGCGGACCCGCGTGACTTCGGCGGGACGAACCTGGTGACGGCGCTGAACGCGACGGGACCGGCCCCGCGGGCGGCTGCCGCGCAGCACGCCGAGTCGAAGAACGAGGGGAAGAAGTCGGGCAACAGCGTGTGGTGGATCGTCGGCACCGGGCTCGTCGCCGGTATCGGCATCGGCTTCCTGTTCAGCGGCCGCCGGAAGCAGCGGCAGCTGTGA
- a CDS encoding antibiotic biosynthesis monooxygenase, with product MSDHPETPVVPVEAFEPPYYMAVFTAIRTQDQSGYRETNARMEDLVKDVPGYLGMDHAQTPGGLGITVGYFRDADALTRWRTDAEHRAAQRRGRAEWYESYTLHVAKVERSHGFTRGQAADAAPER from the coding sequence ATGAGCGATCACCCCGAAACGCCTGTCGTCCCCGTCGAGGCCTTTGAACCCCCGTACTACATGGCCGTCTTCACCGCGATCCGGACCCAGGACCAGAGCGGCTACCGCGAGACCAACGCACGCATGGAGGACCTGGTGAAGGACGTCCCCGGGTACCTGGGGATGGACCACGCGCAGACCCCCGGCGGGCTGGGCATCACCGTCGGGTACTTCCGCGACGCCGACGCGCTCACGCGGTGGCGCACCGACGCCGAGCACCGCGCGGCGCAGCGGCGCGGGCGGGCCGAGTGGTACGAGAGCTACACCCTGCACGTGGCGAAGGTGGAACGGAGCCACGGCTTCACGCGGGGGCAGGCCGCGGACGCGGCGCCGGAACGCTAG
- a CDS encoding helix-turn-helix transcriptional regulator gives MSDAHAPLAGVLERLGELTGRPGRLCEVLDVADLSYRTGIPVGVVAELLAGGAAPEAGLAERVRQRLDFIRENRRRPDGKRYSLGELAAIAGTSRQWLSEWRKSGLPSLEHTDRLRRFFGLPPGFFTADEPEALCDALQPVLQGLQAQADPLSRLRESGLVRLAARAPQMNPRQLATLADLAELLITAEGAVN, from the coding sequence GTGAGTGACGCCCATGCCCCGCTGGCCGGCGTACTGGAACGGCTGGGGGAGCTGACCGGACGTCCCGGACGGCTCTGCGAGGTACTGGACGTGGCCGACCTGTCGTACCGCACCGGCATTCCGGTCGGGGTGGTCGCCGAACTCCTCGCGGGCGGGGCCGCGCCCGAGGCGGGGCTCGCCGAACGGGTCCGTCAGCGGCTGGACTTCATCCGTGAGAACCGGCGGCGGCCGGACGGCAAGCGGTACTCGCTGGGCGAGCTCGCGGCGATCGCCGGCACCAGCAGACAGTGGCTGAGCGAGTGGCGCAAGAGCGGACTGCCGAGCCTCGAACACACCGACCGGCTGCGGCGGTTCTTCGGTCTCCCGCCCGGTTTCTTCACCGCCGACGAGCCCGAGGCGCTGTGCGACGCCCTCCAGCCGGTGCTGCAGGGCCTGCAGGCCCAGGCCGACCCGCTCTCCCGTCTCCGCGAGAGCGGCCTCGTCCGCCTCGCGGCCCGCGCGCCCCAGATGAACCCCCGCCAACTCGCCACCCTCGCCGACCTCGCGGAGCTGCTTATCACGGCCGAGGGTGCGGTCAACTGA
- a CDS encoding MBL fold metallo-hydrolase: MADSLGESAQAGPQVAVRDLGGGVRSVAVPIPDNPLGHTLVYVVDTDRGPVLVDTGWDDPGSWDVLAAGLEACGTGVGEVHGVVITHHHPDHHGLSGRVREASGAWIAMHAADAAIVRRARETRPERWFTYMAAKLTAAGAPDEHVAPLREGPRRRSAPPGLAPALPDREILPGELLDLPGRRLRAVWTPGHTPGHVCLHLEEEHPSQLPGHGRLFSGDHLLPEITPHIGLYEDPDDATVTDPLGDYLDSLERVGRLAPAEVLPAHQHTFTDAPGRVHELLAHHEDRLAGLLSLLRQPLTPWQLAVRMEWNRPWDQIPYGSRNIAVSEAEAHLRRLVKQGRAEAVPGSEPVTYVAV, encoded by the coding sequence ATGGCGGACAGTCTGGGCGAGTCGGCACAGGCAGGGCCACAGGTGGCCGTGCGGGATCTCGGCGGGGGCGTGCGGTCGGTCGCGGTGCCCATCCCGGACAATCCGCTCGGCCACACGCTGGTGTACGTGGTGGACACCGACCGGGGTCCGGTGCTGGTCGACACCGGGTGGGACGACCCCGGATCGTGGGACGTGCTGGCGGCGGGTCTCGAGGCGTGCGGTACGGGCGTCGGCGAGGTGCACGGGGTCGTCATCACGCATCACCATCCCGACCACCACGGGCTGTCGGGGCGGGTGCGCGAGGCGTCCGGGGCCTGGATCGCGATGCACGCGGCCGACGCGGCGATCGTGCGGCGGGCCCGGGAGACCCGGCCGGAGCGGTGGTTCACGTACATGGCGGCGAAGCTGACGGCCGCCGGGGCGCCGGACGAGCACGTGGCGCCGTTGCGCGAGGGACCGCGCCGCCGGAGCGCCCCGCCCGGTCTCGCCCCCGCCCTTCCCGACCGCGAGATCCTCCCCGGCGAACTCCTCGACCTCCCGGGCCGCCGGCTGCGTGCCGTCTGGACGCCGGGGCACACGCCCGGCCACGTCTGCCTGCACCTGGAGGAGGAGCACCCTTCGCAACTGCCGGGCCACGGACGCCTGTTCTCCGGCGACCATCTCCTCCCGGAGATCACCCCGCACATCGGCCTCTACGAGGACCCCGACGACGCGACCGTCACCGACCCCCTCGGCGACTACCTCGACTCCCTCGAGCGCGTCGGCCGCCTCGCCCCCGCCGAGGTCCTCCCGGCCCACCAGCACACCTTCACCGACGCACCGGGACGGGTCCACGAACTGCTGGCCCACCACGAGGACCGCCTCGCCGGCCTGCTCTCCCTCCTCCGGCAGCCGCTCACACCGTGGCAACTGGCGGTACGGATGGAGTGGAACCGCCCCTGGGACCAGATCCCCTACGGATCGAGGAACATCGCCGTCTCGGAGGCCGAGGCCCACCTGCGCCGCCTGGTGAAACAGGGCCGCGCGGAGGCGGTGCCGGGGAGCGAACCGGTCACGTACGTCGCGGTCTGA
- a CDS encoding GNAT family N-acetyltransferase, translating into MLRGDTVGLRARHEEDIPVLLAELYDDVVYSTQAGSGPWRPVSPGSTDSRLTVDHEDDGSVRFSVVELARGTLVGSATLWGIDTHNRLAHIGLGLLPAARGKGYGTDVVAVLCHYGFVVRGLHRLQIETLSGNVAMLRAAERNGFVREGVLRSSGWVMGEFQDEVLLGLLAEEWRPATKTHTARDERTSA; encoded by the coding sequence ATGCTCAGAGGTGACACGGTCGGGCTCAGGGCCCGACACGAAGAGGACATCCCGGTGCTGCTGGCCGAGCTCTACGACGACGTGGTCTACTCCACGCAGGCCGGCAGCGGGCCGTGGCGGCCGGTATCACCCGGCTCGACGGACTCGCGGCTCACGGTGGACCACGAGGACGACGGGAGCGTCAGGTTCTCCGTGGTGGAACTGGCGCGCGGCACGCTGGTCGGCAGTGCCACGCTGTGGGGCATCGACACCCACAACCGCTTGGCGCACATCGGGCTGGGCCTGCTGCCCGCCGCCCGCGGCAAGGGCTACGGCACCGACGTGGTCGCGGTCCTGTGCCACTACGGCTTCGTCGTGCGCGGACTGCACCGTCTGCAGATCGAGACCCTCTCCGGCAACGTCGCGATGCTGCGCGCCGCCGAGCGCAACGGCTTCGTCCGCGAGGGCGTGCTGCGCTCCTCGGGCTGGGTGATGGGTGAGTTCCAGGACGAGGTGCTGCTCGGACTCCTCGCCGAGGAGTGGCGACCGGCCACGAAGACCCACACCGCGCGTGACGAACGGACGAGCGCATGA
- a CDS encoding prolyl oligopeptidase family serine peptidase, whose product MRPSAGGAAPDTAVSPLLRQVARTRRFTLGAPARPTVAPDGARVLFLRSRAGDDPAGCLWTLDPATGTERLLADPAGLLGDAADEVPPEERVRRERARQQSAGITDYATDAAARTAAFALSGQLWVVDTGSGAVRRLPARQPVVDPRPSPDGRYVAYVCGGALRVIGTDGGGDRAVAAPEPAEGPDVFFGLPEHVASESMNRHRAYWWAPDGERLLTTRVDNREVALWYLADPADPARPPRAVRYPRVGTANAEVTLWIADLAGNRTEVRWDRAGFEYLPAAGWDGHGPFAVVLSRDQRSLQVLAVDPADGSTGLLAERHDERWVELLVPGVPARTGTGRLVDYLDRDETRHLTVDGTPVTPDGLQLHEVLAVDGETVFFTAAAEPTERHVWRYRPDQGVSRLTERPGVHSGAFGGGTFVRVSRTPGLPGSHTTVHRLTGDGGPEADGPAPAEIRSHAQRPLLRLRVESAVVGPRELRTHLFLPSWHRAADAPLPVLLDPYGGPAMQKVLAEQASHAFVSQWFAEQGFAVLVADGAGTPGRGPRWEKEIFGDLLGPTLDDQVTALHATAERHPELDLGRVGIRGWSFGGILAAAAVLRRPDVFHAAVSGAPLTDQRLYDACWKERFLGLPDRYPEHYESSSLLADAPKLSRPLLLMHGLADDNVFVAGTLRLSAALLAAGKPHEVLPLSGMTHAAPADDTFARLVGHQLDFLRRHLTGHPGTTPG is encoded by the coding sequence ATGAGGCCTTCTGCCGGCGGCGCGGCGCCGGACACGGCGGTTTCCCCGCTCCTGCGCCAGGTCGCCCGCACCCGCCGCTTCACCCTCGGCGCACCCGCCCGTCCCACCGTGGCGCCGGACGGCGCGCGTGTCCTGTTCCTGCGGAGCCGGGCCGGTGACGATCCGGCCGGGTGCCTGTGGACGCTCGACCCGGCGACCGGCACGGAGCGGCTGCTGGCCGACCCCGCCGGACTGCTCGGCGACGCGGCCGACGAGGTGCCGCCGGAGGAGCGCGTCCGGCGCGAGCGCGCCAGGCAGCAGTCCGCCGGGATCACCGACTACGCCACCGACGCGGCCGCCCGGACGGCCGCGTTCGCACTCTCCGGACAGCTGTGGGTGGTGGACACGGGCTCCGGCGCCGTACGGCGACTGCCCGCCCGGCAGCCGGTGGTGGACCCGCGGCCGTCCCCGGACGGCCGGTACGTCGCCTACGTCTGCGGCGGGGCGCTGCGGGTGATCGGCACGGACGGCGGCGGCGACCGGGCGGTGGCCGCGCCCGAGCCGGCCGAAGGCCCGGACGTCTTCTTCGGCCTGCCGGAACACGTGGCGAGCGAGTCGATGAACCGCCACCGGGCGTACTGGTGGGCGCCGGACGGGGAGCGGCTGCTGACCACCCGGGTGGACAACCGCGAGGTCGCCCTCTGGTACCTCGCCGACCCGGCGGACCCCGCCAGGCCGCCGCGCGCGGTCCGCTACCCGCGGGTCGGCACCGCCAACGCCGAGGTCACGCTGTGGATCGCCGACCTGGCGGGCAACCGCACCGAGGTCCGCTGGGACCGGGCGGGTTTCGAGTACCTGCCCGCGGCCGGCTGGGACGGGCACGGTCCGTTCGCCGTCGTGCTCAGCCGCGACCAGCGCTCCCTCCAGGTGCTGGCCGTGGATCCGGCGGACGGTTCGACCGGCCTCCTGGCCGAGCGGCACGACGAGCGCTGGGTGGAGTTGCTGGTGCCGGGAGTGCCGGCGCGCACGGGCACCGGCCGGCTCGTCGACTACCTCGACCGGGACGAGACGCGGCACCTGACCGTCGACGGCACCCCGGTCACGCCGGACGGCCTGCAACTGCACGAGGTGCTCGCGGTGGACGGCGAGACGGTGTTCTTCACGGCGGCCGCGGAACCCACCGAGCGCCATGTGTGGAGGTACCGGCCGGACCAGGGCGTAAGCCGGTTGACCGAGCGGCCGGGCGTGCACTCCGGCGCCTTCGGCGGAGGCACGTTCGTCCGCGTCTCGCGCACGCCCGGGCTGCCGGGCTCGCACACCACCGTGCACCGGCTGACCGGGGACGGCGGCCCGGAGGCGGACGGCCCCGCACCCGCCGAGATCCGTTCGCACGCCCAGCGCCCCCTGCTGCGCCTGCGGGTCGAGTCCGCCGTCGTGGGTCCGCGCGAACTGCGCACGCACCTCTTCCTGCCCTCCTGGCACCGGGCCGCCGACGCCCCGCTGCCGGTGCTGCTCGACCCCTACGGCGGCCCGGCCATGCAGAAGGTGCTGGCCGAGCAGGCCTCGCACGCCTTCGTCTCCCAGTGGTTCGCCGAACAGGGCTTCGCGGTGCTGGTGGCGGACGGCGCCGGCACCCCCGGACGCGGGCCGCGCTGGGAGAAGGAGATCTTCGGCGACCTGCTCGGCCCTACCCTGGACGACCAGGTCACCGCCCTGCACGCGACGGCCGAGCGCCACCCGGAGCTGGATCTCGGCCGGGTCGGCATCCGCGGCTGGTCGTTCGGCGGGATCCTGGCCGCCGCCGCGGTGCTGCGCAGGCCCGACGTCTTCCACGCCGCGGTGTCCGGCGCGCCGCTCACCGACCAGCGGCTCTACGACGCCTGCTGGAAGGAGCGCTTCCTCGGCCTGCCCGACCGGTACCCGGAGCACTACGAGTCGTCCTCGCTGCTCGCCGACGCCCCGAAGCTCAGCCGCCCGCTGCTGCTGATGCACGGACTGGCCGACGACAACGTCTTCGTGGCCGGCACCCTGCGGCTGTCCGCCGCCCTGCTGGCCGCCGGGAAACCGCACGAGGTGCTGCCGCTGAGCGGCATGACACACGCCGCGCCGGCCGACGACACGTTCGCCCGGCTGGTGGGCCACCAACTGGACTTCCTCCGCCGCCACCTGACCGGCCATCCCGGCACGACGCCCGGCTAG
- a CDS encoding aldehyde dehydrogenase, protein MTEFLEHGQLFIGGELTDPLGKDVIEVVSPHTEEVFGRVPHASRADVDRAVAVARRAFDEGPWPRTTLEERIEVVTRIKDAIAVRHEEIARVISRENGSPYSWSVLAQALGAMMVWDAAIGVARDFTYEETRDGVLGRILVRREPVGVVAAVVPWNVPQFVAAAKLAPALLTGCTVVLKPSPESPLDAYILGEITKEAGLPEGVLSILPADREVSEYLVSHPGVDKVSFTGSVAAGRRVMEVAAKNLTRVTLELGGKSAAVVLPDADVATAVAGIVPAAWMNNGQACVAQTRILVPRSRYDEFADAFAAAASALKVGDPLDPATQVGPLVARRQQRRNLDYIRIGQEEGAKILTGGGRPAGLEKGWYVEPTLFGDVDNSMRIAREEIFGPVICLLPYGDEAEALKIANDSDYGLSGSVWTADVPHGIEVARQVRTGTYSVNTFSLDMLGPFGGYKNSGLGREFGPEGYGEFLEHKMIHLPAGWEG, encoded by the coding sequence ATGACCGAGTTCCTGGAACACGGACAGCTGTTCATCGGCGGGGAGTTGACCGACCCTCTGGGCAAGGACGTCATCGAGGTGGTCTCGCCGCACACCGAGGAGGTCTTCGGGCGGGTGCCGCACGCCTCGCGGGCGGACGTGGACCGGGCGGTGGCGGTGGCGCGGCGGGCGTTCGACGAGGGGCCCTGGCCGCGGACGACGCTGGAGGAGCGGATCGAGGTCGTCACCCGGATCAAGGACGCGATCGCCGTGCGGCACGAGGAGATCGCCCGGGTGATCTCCCGCGAGAACGGTTCGCCGTACTCCTGGAGCGTCCTCGCGCAGGCGCTCGGCGCGATGATGGTGTGGGACGCGGCGATCGGGGTCGCGCGCGACTTCACGTACGAGGAGACGCGCGACGGGGTGCTCGGGCGGATCCTGGTGCGGCGGGAGCCGGTCGGGGTGGTGGCGGCCGTGGTGCCGTGGAACGTGCCCCAGTTCGTGGCCGCCGCCAAGCTCGCCCCCGCACTGCTCACCGGCTGCACCGTGGTGCTCAAGCCGTCCCCGGAGTCGCCGCTGGACGCGTACATCCTCGGCGAGATCACGAAGGAGGCCGGGCTGCCGGAGGGCGTGCTGTCGATCCTCCCCGCGGACCGCGAGGTCAGCGAGTACCTGGTCTCCCACCCGGGCGTCGACAAGGTCTCCTTCACCGGCTCGGTCGCGGCCGGCAGGCGCGTGATGGAGGTCGCCGCGAAGAACCTCACCCGGGTGACCCTGGAACTCGGCGGCAAGTCGGCGGCCGTCGTGCTGCCGGACGCGGACGTGGCCACCGCCGTCGCCGGCATCGTCCCTGCGGCCTGGATGAACAACGGCCAGGCCTGCGTCGCCCAGACCCGCATCCTCGTGCCGCGCTCGCGCTACGACGAGTTCGCCGACGCCTTCGCGGCCGCGGCGAGCGCCCTGAAGGTCGGCGACCCGCTGGACCCGGCCACCCAGGTGGGCCCACTGGTCGCGCGCCGCCAGCAGCGGCGGAACCTGGACTACATCCGCATCGGGCAGGAGGAGGGCGCGAAGATCCTCACCGGCGGCGGCCGTCCCGCCGGTCTGGAGAAGGGCTGGTACGTCGAGCCCACCCTCTTCGGCGACGTCGACAACTCCATGCGGATCGCGCGGGAGGAGATCTTCGGCCCGGTGATCTGCCTGCTCCCGTACGGCGACGAGGCCGAAGCCCTGAAGATCGCGAACGACTCGGACTACGGGCTGAGCGGCAGCGTCTGGACGGCGGACGTGCCGCACGGCATCGAGGTCGCGCGGCAGGTCCGTACCGGGACCTACTCCGTGAACACCTTCAGCCTGGACATGCTGGGCCCCTTCGGCGGCTACAAGAACTCCGGCCTGGGGCGGGAGTTCGGGCCCGAGGGGTACGGCGAGTTCCTCGAACACAAGATGATCCACCTGCCGGCTGGCTGGGAGGGGTGA
- a CDS encoding ferredoxin has translation MGDRWHVEVDRSICIGSAQCVHRATGSFRLDSAMQSHPVDPETDASGRILDAAENCPVEAITITLLDSGEPVFPPED, from the coding sequence ATGGGTGACCGCTGGCACGTCGAGGTCGACCGTTCGATCTGCATCGGCTCGGCCCAGTGCGTCCACCGCGCCACCGGCTCCTTCCGCCTCGACTCCGCCATGCAGTCCCATCCCGTGGATCCGGAGACGGACGCCAGCGGGAGGATCCTCGACGCGGCGGAGAACTGCCCGGTGGAAGCGATCACGATCACCCTGCTGGACAGCGGGGAGCCGGTGTTCCCGCCGGAGGACTAA
- a CDS encoding 1,4-alpha-glucan branching protein, translating to MALIHHTTLKPTKVELLAGWLPTRPWYHGPAAPELTKAGGFRLDDPAGEVGIEFMVVTDGSAACLVPLTYRGAPLPGAEHALVGTMEHGVLGTRWVYDGCHDPVLTAGLLALIEGRAEAQAQSITDTPDREVARSYAGAGPVPGLGAPADTDGSTEFAVPDGDGLVLRLRRVLTAGSTAPDGALGHVTGVWEQPDGTRVRGLFASLGRP from the coding sequence ATGGCACTCATCCACCACACCACCCTCAAGCCCACCAAGGTCGAACTCCTCGCCGGCTGGCTCCCCACCCGCCCCTGGTACCACGGCCCCGCCGCACCGGAGTTGACGAAGGCCGGCGGCTTCCGGCTGGACGACCCGGCGGGCGAGGTCGGGATCGAGTTCATGGTCGTCACGGACGGCTCGGCGGCCTGTCTCGTACCGCTCACCTACCGCGGTGCCCCGCTGCCCGGCGCCGAGCACGCGCTCGTCGGCACCATGGAGCACGGGGTCCTCGGCACCCGCTGGGTCTACGACGGCTGCCACGACCCGGTCCTCACCGCCGGGCTGCTCGCCCTGATCGAGGGCCGCGCCGAGGCCCAGGCGCAGAGCATCACCGACACCCCCGACCGCGAGGTCGCCCGGTCCTACGCCGGTGCGGGTCCCGTGCCCGGCCTCGGCGCCCCCGCCGACACCGACGGGAGCACCGAGTTCGCCGTCCCGGACGGCGACGGCCTGGTGCTGCGGCTGCGGCGCGTGCTGACCGCCGGTTCGACGGCCCCCGACGGCGCGCTCGGGCACGTCACCGGCGTCTGGGAACAGCCGGACGGCACCCGCGTCCGCGGGCTGTTCGCCAGTCTGGGAAGGCCTTAG
- a CDS encoding TetR family transcriptional regulator, with protein MPAEAKVDIGARSATPPLTERQEARRRRILHASAQLASRGGFDAVQMREVAESSQVALGTLYRYFPSKVHLLVATMQDQLEHMHGTLRKKPPAGETASERVAETLMRAFRALQREPHLADAMVRALTFADRSVSPEVDQVSRQTTAIILDAMGLTDPTPAQLSAVRVIEHTWHSALITWLSGRASIAQVKIDIETVCRLIDLTEPDGKP; from the coding sequence ATGCCTGCGGAAGCCAAGGTGGACATCGGCGCCAGATCGGCCACCCCGCCGCTCACCGAGCGGCAGGAGGCCCGGCGCCGCCGGATCCTGCACGCGAGTGCCCAGCTGGCCAGCCGGGGCGGTTTCGACGCGGTGCAGATGCGGGAGGTGGCCGAGTCCTCGCAGGTGGCCCTGGGCACGCTCTACCGCTACTTCCCGTCCAAGGTGCACCTGCTGGTCGCGACCATGCAGGACCAGCTGGAGCACATGCACGGCACGCTGCGCAAGAAGCCGCCGGCGGGCGAGACGGCGTCCGAGCGGGTCGCCGAGACCCTGATGCGGGCCTTCCGCGCCCTGCAGCGCGAGCCGCACCTGGCCGACGCGATGGTCCGCGCCCTCACCTTCGCCGACCGCAGCGTCTCGCCCGAGGTGGACCAGGTCTCCCGGCAGACGACGGCGATCATTCTGGACGCGATGGGCCTGACCGACCCCACCCCGGCCCAGCTGTCGGCCGTCCGGGTGATCGAGCACACCTGGCACTCGGCGCTGATCACCTGGCTCTCGGGCCGCGCCTCCATCGCCCAGGTGAAGATCGACATCGAGACGGTGTGCCGCCTGATCGACCTGACGGAACCGGACGGGAAGCCGTAA